One window from the genome of Solea solea chromosome 2, fSolSol10.1, whole genome shotgun sequence encodes:
- the parp14rs1 gene encoding poly(ADP-ribose) polymerase family member 14-related sequence 1 produces MADEYSYPLLVELDKNNVERLKFKLTKYFQSKKANGGDCEVEHESGSRTAALRFRTQGDQMNVLGKATHEMTLSKGVTLKMTVRLPPDEKAAQESGSPDQLDKKLDVAEAKGRYDDDAEEEEPCSTSAVLGNIPETFDRMMLELVVEHILKNHDSPSDPPCFTLEIIPEISSTVVSFQGAKENLDFVRRCPESKTFTSKGLSVRLLEVTKQVAVEDIQNLNEGVLQLYFETEGGDVENVEINEEQQSAVITFKDDKAFQKVLKKKKHCIGEKKIRVFPFYKSLGTALYGQDRPSLNLPAPVSEPIDNAVWRYLKDSQSAAESIRSDLAKHFCDVNLHQSTVCLSPMPSLLKQMEAKAMVREWGETVKSAFAQAVSKYKSIKFRPESEVWEESEENFRQTLQNKGVVVVPDRTSGVLSVVGLEDDVNSLEDTLCEVIKEIVKRRQRAKSSITQVIKVPPSVFHLLCNDDLKEKLLGVYPELKMSFRTESSTLTVTGISEEILEAQRVICDATCSVKRSTLEMDTFVLDLLKGEEEGELTNALLTSNGINAAFEINAQKVQLLAFSDRDLNEATEHLQGLLISEYIDVEDCSILEKPEWMHLVSQVENAYSKPCRKLQIHTTDQQVVVCGHTDSVVKVSSELHQFLKQNAQVEEIIVVKPNTIVEYVKKRKSSSLEKVKGNVVVSFRNEAICLSGSRAEVTYCKSSVEVLVNSVICDSLKVSNPAVQTFFRENERMYVSSLLDETGCLVQLVDDTNGKQDQGPTPVYKVKTFNGVEIAVCKADMCTYPVDAVVNSSNKDLKHDGGLSAALLKAAGHQLQVECNKIIASMGQLKPGECVITDAGGQLCCKKIIHVVGPIFDPAASQKAVVQMKKAVRGSLELAERHRLSSVALPTISRVQGFPLDLCVTTIVKAVKEHCDECDDDDLRWIHLVDNDDTAVQAMEKALRREFKNDSASQSPCLQAKATRSPLKKPVGSSSADPNCLGHVKTKEGLDIILTKGKIQEAKTAVTVNTVSEDLALNKGAVSHAIFSVAGPQLQQLVNAKSAGGNVGEIIVTDGCKLKSKQVFHAVAPDWDNGQGTAEKTLSDIFKSCLETAEDTGLTSISFPAIGTGNLGFPKNLVASLLLKEISAFSSNKQPKHLNTVVIILYPQDAQTIQAFSDEFMNKFPSAPGGSVSPSSPQAQGHFSKVVSSSGAHETKIKGVVIQVATGDITKETSEVVVNSSNEAFSLKTGVSKAILDAAGQAVEAECQTLGAQANTGMILTQPGNLMCKKILHLAGQSDPVKIHNVVKDALQMCMKNSFTSVSFPAIGTGQGNVQARQVADAMFDAVTDVLSQNTSVSLKTIRIVIFQPQMLQDFHSSMLQREQREAPKLKDKGTNDKDNSWFWGSIRTIKSFIKGDGTGKQQNGGDLAPVEVEPTLFHICGDTKANVDSAKKWITDRITIDQTSHVISDPAVLSFSDADLQHIADIQKRVNITIDKVQATLTIEGFSKNVLKATSVITKMLKKMKDDEDLQKDVELVSTVADWQYQPQGSQFQSFDSMTNFQLEQAWQKNQPNVTVTVQGRNYTVALPKGPATDSQGNSLQIKRIDKLKGEEVPVHWDPMPPNTSSHAVTIKAGTPEYTEVLNLFQASCNRAVTKIERIQNPVLWKSLQIKKRDMEQRNGHQNNERRLFHGTCQTTIGTINELGFNRSYAGKNAARYGNGTYFAVQANYSAHDTYSKPNPNGEKCMYLCRVLTGDFTVGQPNMITPPAKGASSVQMYDSVVDKAVNPSMFVIFHDSQACPEYLITFK; encoded by the exons ATGGCGGACGAGTATTCTTACCCTCTGCTCGTCGAGCTCGACAAAAACAACGTAGAGAGATTAAAGTTTAAGTTGACTAAATACTTTCAAAGCAAGAAAGCCAACGGCGGAGACTGTGAAGTGGAACATGAAAGCGGCAGCAGAACAGCAGCGCTGCGCTTCCGCACACAGGGAG ACCAGATGAATGTTTTGGGGAAAGCAACACATGAGATGACTTTGAGTAAAGGTGTTACTCTCAAAATGACAGTTCGCTTACCTCCAGATGAGAAAGCAGCACAG GAATCAGGTTCACCTGATCAACTTGACAAGAAAT TGGATGTTGCAGAGGCAAAAGGCagatatgatgatgatgcagaagAGGAAGAGCCCTGCTCCACCTCAGCTGTTTTAGGAAACATTCCAGAGACCTTTGACCGGATGATGTTGGAGTTGGTGGTGGAACACATATTAAAGAATCACGACTCTCCATCTGACCCCCCATGTTTCACATTGGAAATCATTCCTGAAATCTCGTCTACTGTGGTTTCTTTCCAGGGGGCAAAAG AAAACCTGGACTTTGTCAGGCGCTGCCCTGAAAGCAAGACATTTACAAGCAAGGGACTGTCAGTGCGACTTCTTGAAGTCACAAAGCAGGTTGCGGTGGAAGACATCCAAAATTTAAATGAAGGTGTCTTACAGCTGTATTTTGAGACTGAAGGTGGGGATGTAGAAAATGTTGAGATCAATGAAGAGCAACAATCTGCCGTCATCACGTTTAAAGACGATAAAG CTTTTCAGAAAgtcctgaagaagaagaagcattgCATCGGAGAGAAAAAGATCAGAGTTTTTCCCTTCTATAAATCATTGGGAACTGCCCTCTATGGCCAAGACAGGCCTTCCCTAAATCTCCCAGCTCCTGTCTCTGAACCCATTGACAACGCTGTCTGGAGATACCTCAAGGACAGTCAATCAGCAGCAGAGTCCATTCGCAGTGACTTAGCTAAACACTTCTGTGATGTAAACCTCCACCAATCTACTGTGTGCTTGAGCCCCATGCCCTCACTACTTAAGCAAATGGAAGCCAAAGCCATGGTCAGGGAGTGGGGGGAAACTGTGAAGTCAGCCTTTGCGCAAGCtgtgtcaaaatataaatcCATCAAGTTTAGGCCTGAGTCAGAGGTGTGGGAAGAGTCTGAGGAGAATTTCAGACAAACGCTACAGAATAAGGGTGTTGTCGTTGTTCCTGACAGAACCAGTGGTGTCTTATCAGTGGTTGGCCTTGAGGACGATGTCAACAGTCTTGAGGACACTCTTTGTGAAGTCATAAAAGAAATTGTCAAACGGAGACAGAGGGCGAAATCGAGCATAACCCAAGTGATCAAAGTGCCCCCGTCAGTATTCCACCTCTTGTGTAATGACGATCTAAAGGAAAAGTTGCTAGGCGTGTACCCAGAACTCAAAATGTCATTCAGGACAGAGAGTTCAACTTTGACGGTAACCGGCATCAGCGAGGAGATTTTGGAAGCACAAAGAGTCATATGCGATGCAACATGTTCAGTAAAACGATCAACTTTAGAAATGGATACATTTGTGCTTGATTTGTTgaagggtgaagaggaaggcGAGCTTACAAATGCTCTCTTAACATCTAATGGAATAAATGCCGCATTCGAGATCAATGCACAGAAGGTGCAGCTTCTTGCTTTTTCAGATAGAGATCTAAATGAAGCTACAGAACACCTGCAAGGGCTTCTGATATCAGAGTACATTGATGTTGAAGATTGTAGTATTCTGGAGAAGCCAGAGTGGATGCATCTAGTCAGTCAAGTAGAGAATGCTTACAGTAAGCCATGCAGAAAACTCCAGATCCACACCACTGATCAACAAGTTGTGGTGTGCGGTCACACGGACAGTGTTGTGAAAGTTAGCAGTGAGCTTCACCAGTTCTTAAAGCAGAATGCTCAAGTTGAAGAAATTATTGTCGTCAAGCCCAACACCATAGTTGAATATGTTAAAAAACGCAAATCATCTTCTTTGGAGAAGGTGAAAGGCAACGTGGTGGTGTCCTTCAGAAATGAAGCCATTTGTCTGAGTGGTTCTAGAGCTGAGGTCACATACTGCAAGAGTTCGGTCGAAGTCTTGGTCAACTCTGTCATCTGTGACAGTTTAAAAGTCTCCAATCCTGCAGTCCAAACGTTCTTCCGGGAAAATGAAAGAATGTATGTTTCCTCACTGTTGGATGAAACTGGTTGCCTGGTCCAACTGGTTGATGACACCAATGGTAAACAGGATCAGGGACCAACACCTGTTTACAAAGTTAAGACATTTAATGGAGTGGAAATAGCCGTTTGTAAGGCAGATATGTGCACTTACCCAGTTGATGCAGTTGTCAATTCTTCTAACAAAGACTTGAAACATGATGGAGGTCTCTCAGCAGCCCTATTGAAAGCCGCTGGTCACCAGCTGCAAGTTGAATGTAACAAAATAATTGCCTCGATGGGGCAGCTCAAGCCCGGAGAATGTGTCATAACTGATGCAGGAGGGCAGCTTTGTTGCAAAAAAATTATCCACGTGGTGGGACCAATATTTGATCCAGCTGCATCCCAGAAGGCTGTGGTACAAATGAAAAAAGCCGTTAGAGGAAGCTTAGAACTTGCTGAAAGGCATCGCTTAAGCTCTGTTGCTCTGCCCACCATCAGCAGAGTCCAGGGCTTTCCTCTCGACTTGTGTGTGACGACCATCGTCAAAGCAGTGAAGGAACACTGCGAtgagtgtgatgatgatgacttgaGGTGGATTCATTTGGTGGACAACGATGACACTGCTGTTCAGGCAATGGAGAAAGCTCTTAGACGTGAGTTTAAAAACGACAGTGCTAGTCAGTCGCCATGTCTTCAGGCTAAAGCTACCAGATCTCCACTTAAGAAACCTGTAGGATCTTCTTCAGCTGACCCAAACTGCTTGGGTCACGTGAAGACCAAAGAGGGCTTGGACATTATTCTTACAAAAGGAAAAATCCAGGAAGCCAAG ACGGCGGTGACTGTAAACACTGTGTCTGAAGATCTTGCACTGAACAAAGGAGCAGTGTCACACGCCATCTTCAGTGTGGCTGGACCCCAACTTCAGCAGCTGGTAAATGCCAAGAGTGCTGGTGGAAATGTTGGGGAGATAATTGTGACGGATGGCTGCAAGCTGAAGAGTAAGCAAGTCTTTCATGCAGTTGCACCTGATTGGGACAACGGACAAGGCACCGCTGAAAAG ACGTTGAGTGACATTTTTAAGAGTTGCTTGGAGACGGCTGAGGATACTGGCCTGACCTCCATATCCTTCCCCGCCATTGGCACAGGAAACCTGGGTTTCCCAAAAAACCTTGTGGCTTCTTTGCTGTTGAAAGAAATCTCAGCCTTTAGCAGTAACAAACAACCCAAGCACCTGAACACGGTTGTTATTATCCTTTATCCACAAGACGCACAGACTATTCAG GCTTTTAGTGATGAGTTTATGAACAAGTTCCCTAGTGCCCCAGGTGGTTCAGTGTCCCCGAGTTCACCACAAGCTCAAG GTCACTTCTCTAAAGTGGTCTCGAGCTCGGGAGCACACGAGACAAAAATTAAAGGTGTGGTGATCCAGGTGGCAACAGGAGACATAACCAAGGAGACCAGTGAAGTCGTTGTCAACTCCTCCAATGAAGCCTTCTCTCTTAAGACAG GAGTATCCAAGGCTATCCTGGATGCAGCTGGGCAGGCTGTTGAAGCAGAATGTCAAACCCTCG GTGCCCAGGCCAACACAGGCATGATATTGACCCAGCCTGGTAACCTGATGTGTAAGAAGATCCTCCACCTGGCCGGACAGTCTGACCCAGTAAAAATCCATAATGTTGTGAAAGACGCACTCCAAATGTGTATGAAAAACTCCTTCACCTCGGTCTCATTTCCTGCCATTGGCACAG GTCAAGGTAATGTTCAGGCAAGGCAGGTGGCCGACGCCATGTTTGACGCAGTGACTGATGTGCTGAGCCAAAACACTTCCGTCTCCCTAAAGACAATTCGGATCGTTATTTTCCAGCCCCAGATGCTGCAGGACTTCCACAGTAGTATGCTCCAAAGAGAACAAAGAGAAGCCCCTAAACTTAAAGATAAGGGAACTAATGATAAGGACAACAGCTGGTTCTGGGGAAGCATACGCACCATCAAAT CATTTATAAAAGGCGATGGTACTGGCAAACAACAGAATGGAGGAGACCTCGCACCCGTGGAAGTAGAACCAACTTTGTTTCACATCTGCGGCGACACAAAGGCCAACGTTGACTCAGCCAAGAAGTGGATCACTGACCGGATAACCATTGACCAAACCTCACACGTTATTTCAGACCCCGCCGTCCTAAGCTTCTCTGATGCAGACCTTCAGCACATCGCTGACATCCAGAAGAGGGTGAACATAACGATTGACAAGGTCCAAGCCACGTTGACAATCGAGGGATTCAGCAAGAACGTTCTGAAGGCCACCAGTGTGATTACGAAAATGCTGAAGAAGATGAAGGATGACGAGGATCTACAGAAGGACGTGGAGCTGGTGAGCACAGTGGCAGACTGGCAGTACCAACCGCAAGGGAGTCAGTTTCAGAGTTTTGATTCCATGACAAACTTCCAGCTCGAGCAAGCATGGCAGAAGAATCAACCaaatgtcacagtcacagtacAGGGCCGCAATTACACTGTCGCTTTGCCGAAAGGACCAGCCACTGACAGCCAGGGCAATTCTCTGCAGATAAAGAGAATTGACAAACTGAAAG GAGAAGAAGTACCGGTCCACTGGGATCCTATGCCTCCCAACACGTCGAGTCACGCTGTTACCATCAAGGCTGGAACACCCGAGTACACTGAAGTGTTGAATCTGTTCCAGGCCTCTTGCAATCGTGCCGTCACTAAG ATTGAGAGAATCCAGAATCCTGTGTTGTGGAAAAGCCTTCAGATCAAGAAGCGTGACATGGAGCAGAGGAACGGTCATCAGAACAACGAGAGACGTCTCTTTCACGGCACCTGCCAGACCACCATAGGAACGATCAACGAGCTCGGCTTCAACAGGAGCTACGCAGGAAAGAACG cTGCTCGTTACGGCAATGGCACATACTTTGCCGTCCAAGCGAACTACTCGGCCCATGACACATACTCCAAGCCGAATCCGAATGGAGAGAAGTGCATGTACCTCTGCCGGGTGCTCACCGGGGATTTCACTGTCGGACAACCAAACATGATCACGCCGCCAGCCAAGGGCGCCAGCTCTGTCCAGATGTACGACAGCGTCGTGGACAAGGCGGTCAATCCCAGCATGTTTGTTATATTCCACGACAGCCAGGCTTGTCCTGAGTATTTGATTACATTCAAATGA